A genomic window from Synechococcus sp. WH 8016 includes:
- the kaiC gene encoding circadian clock protein KaiC has translation MQISSSSGSSQMQVQKLPTGIEGFDNVCHGGLPVGRSTLISGTSGTGKTVFSLHFLHNGIAHYDEPGIFVTFEESPLDILRNAASFGWNLQEMVEQDKLFILDASPDPDGQDVAGSFDLSGLIERINYAIRKYKAKRVAIDSITAVFQQYDAVFVVRREIFRLIARLKEIGVTTVMTTERIDEYGPIARYGVEEFVSDNVVILRNVLEGERRRRTVEILKLRGTTHMKGEFPFTMGAHGISIFPLGAMRLTQRSSNVRVSSGVPRLDEMCGGGYFKDSIILATGATGTGKTLLVSKFIEDACSNKERAILFAYEESRAQLLRNGTSWGIDFEQMEQDGLLKIICAYPESTGLEDHLQIIKTEISQFKPTRMAIDSLSALARGVSHNAFRQFVIGVTGYAKQEEIAGFFTNTSEEFMGSHSITDSHISTITDTILLLQYVEIRGEMARALNVFKMRGSWHDRGIREFLITGNGPQIKDSFSNFERIISGVPHRVTMDERSELSRIARGVAPE, from the coding sequence ATGCAGATTTCTAGCTCAAGTGGTTCTTCTCAGATGCAGGTCCAGAAGCTTCCGACTGGAATCGAGGGCTTTGATAATGTGTGTCATGGCGGCTTGCCAGTTGGACGCAGCACCCTGATTAGCGGAACGTCCGGAACGGGTAAAACTGTTTTTTCCTTGCATTTCCTCCATAACGGAATTGCTCATTACGATGAGCCGGGGATTTTTGTCACGTTTGAGGAGTCGCCGCTCGATATTTTGCGTAACGCAGCAAGTTTTGGCTGGAACTTGCAGGAGATGGTCGAGCAAGACAAGCTCTTTATTCTTGATGCTTCACCGGATCCAGATGGTCAGGATGTGGCGGGCAGTTTCGATCTGTCTGGCCTGATTGAAAGAATTAATTACGCCATCCGAAAGTACAAAGCCAAAAGGGTGGCAATCGATTCGATTACGGCGGTTTTTCAGCAGTACGACGCCGTGTTTGTTGTGCGCCGGGAGATCTTCCGTCTCATCGCTCGGCTGAAGGAGATCGGTGTCACCACCGTGATGACCACGGAGCGCATTGACGAATATGGGCCCATCGCGCGCTATGGCGTTGAAGAGTTTGTGTCTGACAATGTTGTGATCCTGCGCAATGTGTTGGAGGGCGAGCGCCGACGGCGCACCGTTGAGATCCTCAAGTTGCGAGGCACTACCCATATGAAGGGGGAGTTCCCGTTCACGATGGGTGCTCATGGGATCAGCATCTTCCCTCTTGGTGCGATGAGGCTGACGCAACGTTCATCCAATGTGCGTGTGAGTTCGGGCGTGCCGCGGCTTGATGAGATGTGTGGTGGCGGCTATTTCAAGGATTCGATCATTCTTGCGACCGGAGCAACTGGTACCGGTAAAACGCTATTGGTCTCCAAATTCATTGAAGATGCATGCAGTAACAAAGAGCGTGCGATTTTATTTGCCTACGAAGAATCGCGTGCTCAGTTGCTACGCAATGGCACGAGTTGGGGCATTGATTTTGAGCAGATGGAGCAAGATGGATTGCTGAAGATCATCTGCGCTTACCCAGAGTCGACTGGTCTGGAAGATCACCTCCAGATTATTAAAACTGAGATCAGTCAATTCAAGCCCACGCGCATGGCGATTGACTCCCTATCAGCGCTCGCACGTGGTGTTAGCCATAACGCATTTAGGCAGTTTGTGATCGGGGTGACTGGATATGCCAAACAGGAGGAAATCGCGGGATTCTTTACGAATACGTCGGAAGAATTTATGGGAAGTCATTCAATTACGGACTCGCATATTTCTACTATCACTGACACGATTCTGTTGCTGCAATATGTAGAAATTCGTGGTGAGATGGCTCGCGCTCTTAATGTCTTCAAAATGCGTGGATCCTGGCATGATCGCGGAATACGTGAATTCTTGATCACTGGTAATGGTCCTCAGATTAAGGATTCATTCTCAAACTTTGAACGAATTATTAGTGGCGTTCCGCATCGCGTGACGATGGATGAGCGAAGTGAATTGTCGCGTATCGCTCGTGGAGTGGCTCCAGAGTAA
- the kaiB gene encoding circadian clock protein KaiB has protein sequence MSPRKTYILKLYVAGNTPNSMRALKTLRNILETEFKGVYALKVIDVLKNPQLAEEDKILATPTLSKILPPPVRRIIGDLSDRERVLIGLDLLYDELVDNSHGSSLMDALEDPDIAEADS, from the coding sequence GTGAGCCCCCGGAAGACTTACATCCTCAAGCTCTATGTAGCTGGGAACACGCCGAATTCGATGCGTGCACTCAAAACGCTTCGAAATATCCTTGAAACTGAATTCAAAGGTGTTTACGCCTTGAAGGTCATTGATGTCTTGAAAAATCCTCAGCTTGCGGAAGAGGACAAAATTCTGGCTACACCCACGTTGTCTAAAATTCTTCCGCCCCCTGTGCGTCGGATTATTGGTGACCTTTCTGATCGCGAACGGGTGCTGATCGGACTCGATCTTCTTTACGACGAGCTTGTTGACAACAGCCATGGCTCTTCGCTGATGGACGCGTTGGAAGACCCGGACATCGCCGAAGCAGATTCTTAA
- a CDS encoding circadian clock protein KaiA produces MSRPALTIAFLLRSPELESACCQWLPGNRYTRVDLGLEDSAVDVVSALERQREAVDAVVIEQSLLEEQTREDLLARGLLFPAVVVGELMGRVDYHPEEVHLPGDQLEQLGYNVDAAISRFLRHGQKDIRPEDGSAESDQVGGQPEGSAWKLSSRLQERLGYLGVFYKRDPSRFLANLPPHEQRELLQSLQRTYRDLLIGYFRDPAAANQALESFVNTAFFGDLPITQTVEIHMNLIDDFWKQLRLEGHKDDFLQDYRLALLDVMAHLCEMYRRSVPGDIPLVPSGSQRRQLQDSEVTL; encoded by the coding sequence ATGAGCAGGCCGGCACTCACGATCGCGTTCTTGTTGAGGTCGCCTGAGCTTGAATCGGCTTGCTGTCAGTGGTTGCCTGGCAATCGCTACACCAGGGTTGACCTTGGCCTTGAGGATTCTGCCGTCGATGTCGTTTCCGCTTTGGAGCGACAACGGGAGGCTGTTGATGCCGTTGTGATTGAACAATCTCTTCTGGAAGAGCAGACACGAGAGGACTTATTGGCTCGTGGGCTGCTCTTTCCAGCCGTTGTGGTGGGCGAATTGATGGGGCGTGTCGATTACCACCCCGAAGAAGTCCACCTGCCAGGCGACCAGCTCGAGCAGCTGGGCTACAACGTGGACGCAGCAATTTCACGGTTTCTGCGTCACGGGCAGAAAGATATTCGCCCTGAAGATGGATCCGCTGAATCGGATCAGGTTGGCGGTCAGCCCGAGGGCAGTGCCTGGAAGTTGTCTAGTCGTTTGCAGGAAAGGCTGGGCTACCTCGGGGTCTTTTACAAGCGCGATCCCTCTCGATTCTTGGCCAATCTTCCGCCCCATGAACAGCGGGAGTTGCTGCAGTCGCTGCAGCGAACCTACCGAGATTTGCTGATTGGTTATTTCCGTGACCCCGCGGCGGCCAACCAGGCTTTAGAGAGTTTTGTGAATACCGCTTTTTTTGGCGACTTGCCCATTACCCAAACCGTTGAGATCCATATGAATCTGATTGACGACTTTTGGAAACAACTCAGACTTGAAGGACATAAAGACGACTTCCTTCAGGATTACCGCCTTGCACTGCTGGACGTCATGGCTCACCTTTGCGAAATGTACCGACGTTCGGTTCCTGGAGATATTCCCTTGGTTCCCTCTGGATCTCAGCGTCGCCAGCTTCAGGATTCGGAGGTGACCTTGTGA
- the rplU gene encoding 50S ribosomal protein L21, with protein MAETSSTSSQTTPETGSYAIVEASGQQFWVQPNRYYDLDRLHADVDAKITLDKVLLVKNGDVATVGKPYVQGASVELKVMAHRRGQKVIVYKMRPKKKTRRKNGHRQELTRVMVESISVGGKAIS; from the coding sequence ATGGCAGAAACCAGTAGCACCAGCTCACAAACCACTCCAGAGACAGGCTCATACGCCATTGTCGAAGCCTCTGGGCAGCAATTTTGGGTGCAACCCAACCGTTATTACGATCTCGATCGTCTGCATGCAGACGTCGACGCCAAGATCACCCTCGACAAGGTGCTCCTCGTCAAGAACGGTGACGTCGCCACCGTTGGCAAGCCGTACGTCCAGGGCGCCAGCGTGGAGCTCAAGGTGATGGCCCACCGTCGCGGTCAGAAAGTGATCGTTTATAAAATGCGCCCCAAAAAGAAGACACGCCGTAAGAATGGTCATAGACAGGAGCTCACACGAGTGATGGTCGAATCCATTTCCGTTGGCGGCAAAGCCATCAGCTGA
- the rpmA gene encoding 50S ribosomal protein L27 gives MAHKKGTGSTRNGRDSNSKRLGVKAYGGESVTAGSILIRQRGTSVMPGVNVGRGKDDTLFALTDGIVKFESIRRGLRNRKRITVAAAAQ, from the coding sequence ATGGCCCACAAGAAAGGCACAGGCTCAACCCGTAACGGACGCGACTCCAATTCCAAGCGCCTCGGCGTGAAGGCCTACGGCGGCGAGAGCGTAACGGCTGGCTCGATTCTGATCCGCCAACGCGGCACCTCTGTCATGCCAGGCGTCAACGTTGGTCGTGGCAAGGATGACACCTTGTTTGCGTTGACCGACGGGATTGTCAAGTTTGAGTCGATCCGCCGCGGACTCCGCAATCGCAAGCGCATCACCGTTGCCGCAGCAGCTCAGTAG
- a CDS encoding helix-turn-helix domain-containing protein — MKVKFSYTDPLQLSETLQKYDQFTRITQLETGEGSYSMAHERSSGMAIAEISASKPLLYEGWGTGWSVDFNWITPIQKASYPHGYCDGFDMSDNSLGGLTTFRSNPGDSWGKYSESCSATACMLDRKILLDKLEECQANRALEILHQSIGLVIDHEAFSQLRRLTRRDLVQGISNPSKYYDLMTICLEEGGHRLYKKKQAKNQGLLGEIVNLSHDPDKMSSPMSLSDVCRHLNVAQASLYRVCQDYFGMGIIEMMTQVRLEEARRSLLDCSADCNTKTIREIAIRFGFKHQGRFSRRYFTSFGELPSHTVKHSESL, encoded by the coding sequence ATGAAAGTCAAGTTTTCCTATACAGATCCATTGCAATTGTCTGAGACTCTTCAGAAATATGATCAATTTACAAGAATTACTCAGCTTGAAACTGGTGAAGGTAGTTATTCAATGGCACATGAAAGATCTTCTGGCATGGCCATAGCCGAGATCAGTGCATCAAAACCTCTTTTATATGAGGGATGGGGTACAGGTTGGTCCGTCGATTTTAACTGGATAACACCAATACAGAAAGCAAGTTATCCGCATGGATATTGCGATGGTTTTGATATGAGCGATAATAGTCTTGGTGGTCTTACTACTTTTCGTTCAAATCCAGGGGACTCATGGGGGAAATATTCTGAATCATGCTCTGCAACTGCATGTATGTTAGACAGGAAAATATTACTCGATAAACTTGAAGAATGCCAGGCAAATCGTGCTCTTGAGATTTTACACCAATCTATTGGCTTAGTGATTGATCATGAAGCCTTTTCCCAATTACGCAGGCTTACTCGAAGGGATCTTGTTCAGGGAATTTCGAATCCCTCTAAATACTATGATTTAATGACTATATGCCTTGAAGAAGGAGGACACAGGTTATATAAAAAGAAACAAGCGAAGAATCAGGGATTGCTTGGTGAGATTGTTAATCTTTCTCATGATCCTGATAAAATGAGTTCACCGATGTCTTTATCAGATGTTTGTCGGCACTTAAATGTAGCCCAAGCTTCATTGTATAGAGTATGTCAAGACTATTTTGGCATGGGAATTATAGAGATGATGACACAGGTAAGACTTGAAGAGGCTAGAAGATCATTGCTTGATTGCTCTGCCGATTGCAATACGAAGACTATTCGTGAAATAGCTATTCGTTTTGGATTTAAGCATCAAGGCAGGTTTTCTAGGAGATATTTCACAAGTTTCGGAGAATTGCCTAGTCATACGGTTAAACATTCCGAGTCCCTTTGA
- a CDS encoding helix-turn-helix domain-containing protein: MSLKWKLMKEKIDEMNAYNAYARIEECIGIDSNSDASFQLKKLFQYHFTKGVAKANGFYDLAIATLEDSCELPNYITERSESTELIEDLVKLLHEDRPGLPPLTIGEISKYLNSEQESLGQACRSTFNMNTLDLIKSIRLEQVKKSYLNPHVPRGLKQFTKQHNALYYGFKNWNSFQRLYFKTFEESPEETIDKASKMSVLVSDLHRGSMS; the protein is encoded by the coding sequence ATGAGCTTGAAGTGGAAATTAATGAAAGAAAAAATTGATGAGATGAATGCTTACAATGCCTATGCGAGGATAGAAGAATGTATTGGTATTGATTCAAATAGTGATGCCAGTTTTCAGCTCAAGAAATTGTTTCAATATCATTTTACCAAGGGTGTAGCCAAAGCAAATGGATTTTACGATTTAGCTATTGCGACTTTGGAGGATTCTTGTGAGCTTCCTAATTACATCACAGAGAGATCTGAATCGACCGAGTTAATAGAGGATCTTGTTAAGTTATTGCATGAAGATAGACCAGGCTTGCCACCCTTGACAATAGGAGAAATATCCAAATACTTGAACTCTGAGCAAGAATCTCTCGGCCAAGCTTGTAGATCGACCTTTAATATGAATACTCTCGATTTGATTAAGAGTATCCGTCTAGAACAAGTCAAAAAATCTTATTTAAATCCCCATGTTCCTCGAGGCCTGAAGCAATTTACTAAGCAGCATAACGCTTTGTATTATGGATTTAAAAATTGGAATTCTTTTCAACGTCTTTATTTTAAGACGTTTGAAGAGAGTCCTGAAGAGACAATTGATAAAGCAAGCAAAATGAGTGTTCTTGTCTCTGATTTGCATAGAGGAAGCATGTCATGA
- a CDS encoding Nif11-like leader peptide family RiPP precursor: MSHSQLHAFIDRAHNDEQFRAHLSSMHPNQIIEFAAESGFDFSDEIKGRFVNRWKGVYFCPQAIEVGILCPGLVLAGYKNLLHYSQSTCSASNLKEEEHDFRSGGIY, translated from the coding sequence ATGTCTCATTCTCAATTACATGCATTCATTGATCGAGCACATAATGACGAGCAATTTCGCGCTCACCTTTCATCAATGCATCCAAATCAGATTATAGAATTTGCCGCAGAGAGTGGCTTTGATTTCTCAGATGAAATCAAAGGAAGATTTGTTAATCGATGGAAAGGAGTATATTTTTGCCCTCAAGCTATTGAAGTTGGAATCCTATGTCCAGGATTAGTGCTAGCTGGCTATAAAAACCTTCTTCACTATTCTCAGTCTACATGCAGCGCTTCAAATCTCAAGGAGGAAGAACATGATTTTAGATCAGGTGGCATCTATTAA
- a CDS encoding bifunctional 2-polyprenyl-6-hydroxyphenol methylase/3-demethylubiquinol 3-O-methyltransferase UbiG — MQRLSNSPRVDIETFLESGFSVRAHLAEHLQLTLEQVDQRLPDGKDDLAALHPGAFQADQATEFYESTVGTGHLFELAAWHLSSSDYIADTLRLQEDFARGTVLDFGGGIGTHALAAAALDAVDRVHFVDLNPQNRAFVWSRAVALGLEHKMSMHRDLSDLTSQRFDTVVCLDVLEHLPDPSDQLMQFHALMNEDGRALLNWYFFKGHSGEYPFHFDAPDLVDCFFRTLQSHFLEVFHPLLITTRVYRPLGITP; from the coding sequence ATGCAACGTCTCAGCAATTCTCCCCGCGTGGACATCGAGACCTTCTTGGAGAGTGGCTTTTCTGTTCGTGCCCATTTGGCTGAACACCTTCAGCTCACGCTGGAGCAGGTGGATCAGCGCTTACCCGATGGCAAGGATGATTTAGCCGCACTCCATCCGGGCGCTTTTCAAGCGGATCAAGCCACGGAGTTTTATGAAAGCACCGTAGGGACGGGCCATCTCTTTGAGTTGGCGGCTTGGCATCTCAGCAGTTCTGATTACATCGCGGACACGCTGCGTTTGCAGGAGGATTTTGCTCGAGGCACCGTTCTTGATTTTGGAGGAGGGATCGGCACCCACGCTCTGGCTGCAGCGGCATTGGACGCTGTTGATCGAGTTCATTTCGTTGATCTGAATCCACAGAACAGAGCGTTCGTTTGGTCCAGGGCTGTGGCTCTTGGACTGGAACACAAGATGTCGATGCATCGTGATCTATCAGATCTCACTAGCCAACGTTTTGATACGGTCGTTTGCCTTGATGTCTTGGAGCACCTCCCTGATCCGTCGGATCAGCTCATGCAATTTCATGCACTCATGAATGAGGATGGACGAGCTTTATTAAACTGGTACTTCTTTAAAGGTCATAGCGGCGAATATCCTTTTCACTTTGATGCCCCTGATCTTGTTGATTGCTTCTTTCGAACGTTGCAATCGCATTTCCTTGAGGTCTTTCACCCATTATTAATCACCACAAGGGTCTATCGACCACTAGGCATTACCCCTTAG
- the truB gene encoding tRNA pseudouridine(55) synthase TruB: protein MDAPLGFVVIDKPSGLTSHACVSRMRRVLKTKRVGHGGTLDPAVTGVLPIAVGQATRLLPYLPGEKTYRGVIQLGTSTNTDDLQGEVVAVQDWPQLSLEDIDQALDPFRGSIEQCPPQVSAVHVNGERAHARARRGEVMDLPARPVTIHTLSLENWDSEQGKLTIEVHCSAGTYIRSLARDLGQSLGCGGCLDWLRRTQALGFVEAHAIALPVHPNEQNTSGMEPLTLIPPQLALTHLPTRTLSEGERDDWSCGRAIPHQNGTGPTVVLSSDDIMLGIGLANSEDQLRPKVVFEARG, encoded by the coding sequence TTGGATGCACCACTTGGCTTCGTGGTGATCGACAAGCCATCAGGTCTCACCTCCCATGCCTGCGTGAGCCGGATGCGTCGCGTGCTCAAAACCAAAAGAGTGGGGCATGGAGGCACGCTTGACCCGGCCGTGACTGGCGTGCTGCCGATTGCCGTGGGCCAGGCCACCCGACTGCTTCCCTACCTGCCAGGAGAGAAAACTTATCGGGGTGTGATCCAGCTGGGGACCAGCACGAACACCGATGATCTTCAGGGAGAGGTCGTTGCGGTTCAGGACTGGCCGCAATTGAGCCTGGAGGACATCGATCAGGCGCTCGATCCATTCCGCGGCAGCATCGAGCAGTGCCCTCCCCAGGTTTCAGCGGTTCACGTGAACGGTGAACGCGCCCATGCAAGAGCCCGCCGCGGTGAGGTGATGGACCTACCTGCCCGCCCTGTGACCATCCACACACTCTCACTTGAGAATTGGGATTCAGAGCAAGGAAAGCTCACTATTGAGGTGCACTGCTCCGCTGGCACCTACATCCGTTCATTGGCGAGAGATCTCGGCCAGTCGCTCGGATGTGGCGGCTGCCTCGACTGGCTGAGGCGCACCCAAGCCCTGGGATTCGTAGAAGCCCATGCCATCGCACTCCCAGTGCATCCCAATGAACAGAACACTTCAGGGATGGAGCCGCTCACCCTCATTCCTCCCCAACTCGCCTTAACGCACCTACCCACACGAACGCTCTCCGAAGGCGAGCGGGACGACTGGAGCTGCGGACGCGCGATTCCCCATCAAAATGGAACCGGGCCCACCGTTGTTCTTAGTTCAGACGACATCATGCTGGGAATCGGACTCGCCAACAGCGAAGACCAGCTCAGACCCAAGGTCGTGTTTGAAGCGCGCGGCTGA
- a CDS encoding YebC/PmpR family DNA-binding transcriptional regulator produces the protein MAGHSKWSQIKRTKAVVDGKRGALFTRLGREITVAARNGADPNGNFQLRTAITKARSAGLPAGNIERAIAKGSGQGEAGSSLELIRYEGYGPEGMAVLVEALSDNRNRTAAEVRLAFSKHGGKLGETGCVSYLFQHRSEVRLEGHCEEEPLLEALLELDAEGYVWQSDGNTMVHGGFEALEQLQQGLQDRGWSVIDWEHCWHPLALVEIQDQHLAETCQRLQEALEALDDVCSVSTNLGTAEFTEH, from the coding sequence ATGGCCGGCCACAGCAAATGGTCCCAGATCAAACGCACCAAGGCGGTGGTGGATGGGAAGCGAGGTGCCCTATTCACCAGGCTTGGACGCGAGATCACCGTGGCGGCGCGTAACGGAGCCGATCCAAACGGCAATTTTCAATTGCGCACGGCGATCACCAAAGCGCGCTCGGCGGGTTTACCAGCAGGCAACATTGAACGCGCGATTGCCAAAGGATCGGGCCAAGGAGAGGCCGGTTCCAGCCTGGAATTGATTCGCTACGAGGGGTATGGCCCTGAAGGCATGGCTGTCCTTGTGGAAGCACTCAGCGACAACCGAAACCGCACGGCGGCCGAGGTTCGTCTGGCCTTCAGCAAACACGGCGGAAAACTCGGAGAGACGGGATGCGTGAGTTATCTCTTTCAGCATCGCAGCGAGGTGCGACTGGAGGGACATTGCGAAGAAGAGCCCCTGCTAGAAGCCCTTCTCGAACTCGATGCAGAGGGATATGTGTGGCAAAGCGATGGCAACACCATGGTTCATGGTGGCTTCGAAGCCCTCGAACAACTTCAACAGGGGCTCCAGGATCGTGGCTGGTCCGTGATCGATTGGGAGCACTGCTGGCACCCCTTGGCGCTTGTGGAGATCCAAGACCAACACCTTGCAGAAACGTGCCAACGTTTACAAGAAGCCTTAGAGGCCCTGGATGATGTCTGCAGCGTGAGCACCAATCTTGGGACTGCCGAATTCACTGAACATTGA
- a CDS encoding CCRG-2 family RiPP produces the protein MNNAELSLDQLQIMAGGGVENKLAKILKPKPKVKDIKIPKPFVYDLDSAVKWGASSGPFVPKPNYVSQNMYRGF, from the coding sequence ATGAATAACGCTGAACTGAGCCTCGATCAGCTGCAAATAATGGCAGGTGGAGGTGTTGAAAACAAACTTGCAAAAATTCTCAAGCCGAAACCGAAAGTGAAAGACATCAAGATCCCTAAGCCTTTTGTCTACGATCTCGATAGTGCTGTGAAATGGGGAGCTTCTTCAGGACCATTTGTGCCTAAGCCAAATTATGTCTCCCAAAATATGTATCGAGGCTTCTGA
- a CDS encoding oxaloacetate decarboxylase — translation MTPTTGTSADLRALLSQDACHVMPCCFDALSARIVEQSGCPLTFMSGFSVAAARAGLPDTGLLTVTEMLDQGRALCDAVSIPVIGDGDTGHGNAANVQRTMHQFKQAGFAGIMLEDQVSPKRCGHTGVKQVVERDVAIERITAAVEARRQGADLVIVARTDARSAFAERYGQQRALDEALWRLKAFADLGADVLFFEAPRSEEEMLRFCSEVPGKRMANMLEGGVTPLLLPEQLGAMGFHLVAYPLTLLASAAYAMRQAVTDLQNGKTPDNMLSFSELKGLVRFDAYDEVVSKKDT, via the coding sequence GTGACCCCAACAACAGGAACCAGCGCGGATTTACGGGCGTTGTTGTCACAAGACGCTTGTCATGTCATGCCCTGCTGTTTTGATGCCTTATCGGCAAGAATTGTGGAGCAATCGGGCTGTCCGCTCACCTTCATGAGTGGATTCTCGGTGGCTGCAGCGCGTGCGGGGTTGCCTGATACAGGATTGCTTACGGTGACAGAAATGCTGGATCAGGGTCGTGCTCTTTGCGATGCCGTTTCGATTCCAGTGATCGGTGATGGTGATACAGGTCATGGCAATGCGGCCAATGTGCAGCGCACCATGCATCAGTTCAAGCAGGCAGGTTTTGCTGGGATCATGCTTGAAGATCAGGTCTCTCCTAAACGCTGTGGACACACCGGGGTCAAACAGGTTGTGGAGCGTGATGTTGCGATTGAGCGTATCACTGCTGCGGTTGAAGCCCGCCGTCAGGGCGCAGATCTGGTGATCGTGGCGCGAACCGATGCGCGATCGGCATTTGCGGAACGCTATGGGCAGCAGCGTGCACTCGATGAAGCGCTTTGGAGATTAAAAGCGTTTGCCGATCTTGGTGCTGACGTGCTTTTTTTTGAGGCGCCACGTTCAGAAGAAGAGATGCTTCGCTTTTGCAGCGAGGTACCGGGAAAGCGCATGGCGAACATGTTGGAGGGAGGGGTGACTCCCTTGCTATTGCCCGAACAACTCGGCGCCATGGGGTTTCATTTAGTGGCCTATCCCCTCACCCTGCTTGCCTCTGCCGCGTACGCCATGCGGCAAGCGGTGACGGATCTTCAGAACGGAAAAACACCAGACAACATGCTCAGTTTTTCCGAACTGAAGGGTTTGGTGAGATTTGATGCCTATGACGAGGTTGTGAGTAAAAAAGACACCTAA
- a CDS encoding acyltransferase: MLSSPSKAPERLIFLDQIKAIMVALVIASHTIFVGILFTTDTRQMIVSSPIYEASSNWFGWICNTFYMNILFLISGYLLPNSVHKRGVGYFAKHRLLRLGIPLIIAILILNNITPLAGLAIPNSTVFAQEINTLPLNRIGPQWFLVILILLNTIYCCWAFIRKSRFSVENTQPLPGWRSWLMSAAILGILEIAMGHFTGFWSNLKNSHLDGLGYQGMHLWTYCFLFFVGCKAASHQWLERINKRHALRWLQLSSLITLVLVATNHAPFQVPLNETDSQTVTPIMEFLSPLIGWGYMAAILAWSQDHQQPEQHWLVKAGKDSFGAYLIHIPLLAGTMITSYSLGVRNIWLLGLGSTAIAIFISFSASHQLRRIAVIKRII, encoded by the coding sequence TTGCTCTCCAGCCCCTCAAAAGCACCAGAACGGCTGATCTTTTTAGATCAAATTAAAGCAATCATGGTAGCCCTCGTCATCGCCAGTCATACGATATTTGTAGGCATACTGTTCACAACAGACACGAGACAAATGATCGTGTCATCACCTATTTACGAGGCATCGAGTAATTGGTTTGGATGGATCTGCAACACTTTTTACATGAACATCCTATTCCTGATCTCAGGCTACTTATTACCAAATTCAGTGCATAAACGAGGGGTCGGATACTTTGCCAAGCACCGCCTTCTTCGTCTTGGGATCCCTTTGATCATTGCAATTTTGATACTTAACAATATAACACCTTTAGCCGGTCTAGCCATCCCCAACAGCACCGTATTTGCTCAAGAAATCAACACTCTTCCACTGAATAGAATTGGACCTCAATGGTTTCTTGTAATACTCATTTTATTGAATACAATATACTGCTGCTGGGCCTTCATTCGAAAAAGCCGATTTTCAGTTGAGAACACCCAACCGTTGCCAGGCTGGCGTTCCTGGCTGATGAGCGCTGCAATTCTTGGGATACTAGAGATCGCAATGGGACATTTCACAGGATTCTGGTCAAACTTAAAAAACTCCCATTTAGATGGTCTTGGCTATCAGGGAATGCACCTTTGGACCTATTGTTTTTTATTCTTTGTGGGATGCAAAGCCGCATCGCATCAATGGTTAGAACGTATTAACAAGCGGCACGCATTGCGATGGCTACAACTTTCATCACTGATCACACTGGTACTTGTGGCTACAAACCACGCACCATTTCAAGTTCCCCTTAACGAGACCGACTCGCAAACGGTTACGCCAATCATGGAATTTTTATCACCACTCATTGGCTGGGGATATATGGCTGCAATTTTAGCTTGGAGTCAAGACCACCAACAGCCAGAACAGCATTGGCTGGTCAAGGCAGGCAAGGATAGTTTTGGCGCCTATTTAATCCACATACCACTCCTTGCCGGAACCATGATTACCTCCTATTCACTAGGGGTAAGAAACATCTGGTTGCTTGGATTAGGATCGACAGCAATAGCGATCTTCATATCATTTTCAGCAAGCCATCAATTGCGCCGGATTGCTGTCATTAAGCGCATCATATAA
- a CDS encoding DUF3303 domain-containing protein codes for MTFLMHWSFKTGYHAIAAKKFLSTGAPFPECKSWKRFHGPGSVEGWILVEADNADACYEHAAEWAECLDWEVTPVLTDDQAGPFMAKVYS; via the coding sequence ATGACATTTTTAATGCATTGGTCATTTAAAACTGGTTATCACGCCATTGCTGCTAAAAAGTTTTTATCTACAGGGGCTCCATTCCCTGAATGCAAATCATGGAAGCGGTTTCACGGTCCTGGCTCAGTAGAAGGTTGGATTTTGGTGGAAGCAGATAATGCTGATGCCTGCTACGAACACGCTGCCGAATGGGCCGAGTGCTTGGATTGGGAAGTGACCCCTGTTCTTACGGACGATCAGGCAGGTCCCTTCATGGCCAAGGTTTACAGCTGA